From bacterium:
GCGCTAAATATTCTCAAATTCAAACATCCCGATGCGGTGTATGTCATTGTCGGAGAAGGCGTCGAAAGGCCGTCTCTGGAAAGGCTCGTTAAGGACCTTCACCTTGAAGATCGGGTCATCTTTGCTGGATATGTTAACGATGAACAACTTGAAAGGTATTACGGGGTTTGTGATGTGTTTGTCATGGCGGGCAGATGGACGTCCAATTTTGTTGAAGGCTTTGGGCTGGTATATATTGAAGCCGGCGTCCGGGGCAAACCTGTGATCGGCACACGCGTCGGCGGAATTCCGGAAGCAATCGTTGAAAACAAAAGCGGTTTTGTCATTGAACCTGAAAATCCTGAAGCGCTTGCAGAAAAAATATCGCTGTTATTAACCGATGAATCCTTACGAAACGGCATGAGCCGTTTTGCGGTTCAATACGTCAAGGAAAGCTTCAGCAATGACGTAATGGCGAAACACAATGCGTCGCTTTTATCCGAGTTGTAAAACGATGAATTTTGACACCCATGTAATGCATCCTGAATTATGAACAATCTTGTGAAGCAATCCTTACGCATACTATTGGGCAGGGCAAGTGTGTCCAGCATCGGCCTGCTCTTTACCGTCTATTTTGCATACGAACTTCCGAAAAATCTTTTTGCGCTGATTGCTCTTTACAGTACTGCGGCAAGTTTCACGCAGGTTATGATTGACCTTGGACTTTCAGCAAAAATGGTTCGAGAAGCGCCGGCGCTTATAAAGGATGAGTCAAGATTTTCCGAAGTCGTGCGCAATGTGATCATGCCAAGCGTCATGTTACGTTTCTTTGCAGCCGGAATTACATGTATCGTCATGGTTATATTTCTTCAGTTGATGGAAGGATTATTATCGGCGGAATTTCCACAACTAAACGTCGAGTTTATTATTCTGCTGGCGCCTATCAGCATGATGTTCGAGAACGGAAATACCTCCCTGGCTTCTGTTTTCCAGGTCCAACGCCGATTCGGGACAGACTCTATTTTGACGTCCGGAGCCAACCTTTTAGAAATGATCTTTGCGACCATTTTGTACATAAATTTTGGTATGGATCAGTATTTCACAGGCGTTCTCGCGGCTCAGGCATCCCTGTTTTTCATTCGTTCTTATTTAATTCGTGATGTTCTCCGACACTTTGCGCTCAAAGACTTATCGCTCAAACAGGTCAAGTACATTCTCAAAGAGTATTGGCCTTATTATCTAAGGCGTTTTTTTCGATTTGGCCTGCTTCAGGGAGAGCAACTGCTTGTGGTCATCCTCTTGCCGCTGGCGCAGTTGGCCGATTTTAATTTAGCAAAACGGCTGTCTAAATATCTGAAATTTTATTCGGACGCCTTTTCCAACCCTTTGACAATCAAATTGGCCAGGACCAAAGATCTGATGATGCGGAAAAAACATGTTCGCACTT
This genomic window contains:
- a CDS encoding oligosaccharide flippase family protein, with translation MNNLVKQSLRILLGRASVSSIGLLFTVYFAYELPKNLFALIALYSTAASFTQVMIDLGLSAKMVREAPALIKDESRFSEVVRNVIMPSVMLRFFAAGITCIVMVIFLQLMEGLLSAEFPQLNVEFIILLAPISMMFENGNTSLASVFQVQRRFGTDSILTSGANLLEMIFATILYINFGMDQYFTGVLAAQASLFFIRSYLIRDVLRHFALKDLSLKQVKYILKEYWPYYLRRFFRFGLLQGEQLLVVILLPLAQLADFNLAKRLSKYLKFYSDAFSNPLTIKLARTKDLMMRKKHVRTFLFFTVPLPIALSLLSPWIMQLAGGDKYADSWPILAVLYLSYVFYGYSNLQMSVVTIFGKATEVLYRDAIGSIVGFTATLILILLFGQYGLAWGQLIAYFTLFIAGYHISKKYLDAEVESGSQKNESAEAIVPPDPE